In one window of Clupea harengus chromosome 4, Ch_v2.0.2, whole genome shotgun sequence DNA:
- the eif2d gene encoding eukaryotic translation initiation factor 2D, whose amino-acid sequence MFEKAFRVKSNTVIKGSDRRKLRTEIAAAFPALSTDELSELVPNKDELNVVKVYAHKGDAVTFYVLHKNPIFFQLEKQIYPTVYALWRCPEMLPTLITWPAVIQKLAGGADLMLPGVVVPPCGLPEVARGNCCAIMAVGNRAPVAVGTVNMSNLDMMSSGMKGKGVNVLHTYMDQLWAFGDKSVPPTITATGDKDASEEMLEGDGSGEEEGTGEEVEQEDGEGEPYPVSERNGLTVINSTCPNIKELSLAEREEEQADEEEEQGDDDGEHDSRSPQEQMDELLLQCFFQALKTKVKKSELPLLTSTFLRVHMVSCCPGGKHLDIKKSSYKKLSKFLQCMQKEHHLVQVKELSKGVESIVGVEWKHRELRSFITPEDCGPADAPNEAAVGGEVQYLPPEITMMYMVTARLEPLFRDAQKRKGSAVQPAEMRTIITEYVKRNELVDENNQNFVSINPALCDCLLEKSEYHEVSKLKWDELFTRTLGKMQHCHQIQFPGQRAVVKKGAVEPIDISVSSRGSNKKVTIIKNLEAFGLDPAVVSAALQHRVQASSALHAVPGSKDRVMVQIQGNQIQHVGKMLLDNYRIPRQYIEGLDKAPKPGKKK is encoded by the exons ATGTTCGAGAAAGCATTTCGTGTGAAGTCCAATACAGTAATTAAAGGATCTGACAG GAGAAAACTTAGAACTGAAATCGCCGCAGCGTTTCCAGCCCTCTCGACAGACGAGCTGTCTGAACTCGTTCCCAACAAGGATGAGTTGAACGTGGTGAAAGTTTATGCTCACAAAGGAGATGCCGTCACATTCTATGTACTTCACAAGAACCCTATCTTCTTCCAGCTGGAGAAACAGATTTACCCCACAG tgtACGCTCTCTGGAGGTGTCCTGAAATGCTCCCAACGCTCATAACATGGCCAGCAGTTATACAGAAATTAGCTGGTGGGGCAg ATCTCATGCTTCCTGGCGTTGTTGTGCCTCCCTGCGGTCTCCCAGAAGTTGCTCGTGGAAACTGCTGTGCCATAATGGCGGTTGGGAACAG GGCGCCTGTTGCCGTGGGAACAGTTAACATGTCTAACTTGGACATGATGAGCAGTGGAATGAAGGGAAAGGGAGTGAATGTTCTCCACACGTACATGGACCAACTGTG GGCATTTGGCGATAAAAGTGTTCCACCTACCATCACAGCAACTGGTGACAAGGATGCATCAGAGGAAATGTTAGAGGGAGAtggaagtggagaggaggaaggaacaggagaggaggtagagcAGGAGGACGGAGAAGGAGAACCCTACCCAGTGTCTGAGAGGAACGGGTTGACAGTCATAAACTCGACCTGTCCAAACATCAAGGAACTAAGCCTAgccgagagagaggaggagcaggccgatgaagaagaggaacaaGGGGATGATGACGGAGAACACGACTCCAGATCTCCTCAAG AGCAAATGGACGAGTTGCTCCTGCAGTGTTTCTTCCAGGCACTCAAAACCAAGGTGAAGAAGTCAGAGCTCCCCCTGTTGACGAGCACCTTTCTTCGGGTCCACATGGTGTCCTGTTG cCCTGGTGGAAAGCATCTTGACATTaagaagtccagctacaaaaAG cTGTCTAAGTTCCTGCAGTGCATGCAGAAGGAGCACCACCTGGTGCAGGTGAAGGAGCTGAGTAAAGGGGTGGAGAGCATCGTGGGGGTGGAGTGGAAACACCGCGA ACTGCGATCTTTTATTACCCCAGAGGATTGTGGGCCAGCGGATGCCCCAAATGAGGCAGCAGTGGGGGGCGAGGTACAATACCTCCCCCCTGAAATCACCATGATGTACATGGTTACTGCACGCTTAGAGCCTCTCTTCCGAGATGCACAGAAGAG GAAAGGATCGGCGGTGCAACCTGCAGAGATGAGAACCATCATCACCGAGTACGTCAAGAGGAACGAGCTGGTTGATGAGAACAACCAAAA TTTTGTCTCCATTAACCCAGCCTTGTGTGACTGTCTGCTGGAGAAATCTGAGTACCATGAAGTATCAAAACTGAAATGGGATGAGCTCTTCACCAG AACGCTGGGCAAGATGCAGCATTGCCACCAAATTCAGTTCCCAGGCCAGCGAGCTGTAGTGAAGAAGGGCGCAGTGGAGCCCATAGACATCTCAGTGTCCTCCAGGGGATCCAACAAGAAG gtCACCATCATAAAGAACCTGGAGGCATTTGGGCTGGACCCGGCTGTCGTGTCGGCAGCCCTACAGCACCGGGTCCAAGCCAGCTCGGCGCTACATGCTGTTCCCGGTTCCAAAGACCGCGTTATGGTGCAGATCCAGGGGAACCAGATCCAGCATGTGGGCAAGATGCTGCTAG ACAATTACCGCATCCCTCGACAATACATCGAGGGACTAGACAAAGCACCGAAACCTGGCAAGAAGAAGTAG
- the LOC105906775 gene encoding probable G-protein coupled receptor 139, which translates to MVTQEHWMITLQRVYYPVLATIGIPSNIITFLIFWRRNCMLSRSSTFYLMAMSVADTGVLVCIVVLELVVKFHSAEPFWARQPWCSLRDLFTYGSYNASTWLVVTFTAERFLAINTWSLKSRLCTPRCALWAISSIYVLSHLLAVPHLWANVSEYDRQLGRWTCVYNAQAPILFIHSLVGFQTLLSYILPFPIIITLNGLTLHHISVCNRIWPAQEPPVSPATAAKPGLRVAPILRSRRRKSVVLLVTVSMTFLMLSVVRAVTQIILRTSSPELKRQDYGLPLNVAADLGTMLCLSNAAVNMYLYAATQTKFRQEVIACAKQGLAVMKSSLTPSTIVTARPQ; encoded by the exons ATGGTCACTCAGGAGCACTGGATGATTACCCTCCAGAGGGTCTACTACCCAGTTCTGGCCACCATTGGAATACCCT CCAACATCATTACCTTCCTAATCTTCTGGAGGAGGAACTGTATGCTGTCCAGGTCCAGCACCTTCTACCTGATGGCCATGTCGGTGGCAGACACAGGTGTGCTGGTGTGCATCGtggtgctggagctggtggTCAAATTCCACAGTGCGGAGCCTTTCTGGGCACGGCAACCCTGGTGCAGCCTCCGAGACCTCTTCACCTACGGCTCCTACAACGCCTCCACCTGGCTGGTGGTCACCTTCACAGCTGAACGCTTCCTTGCGATCAACACCTGGAGCCTGAAGTCTCGCCTCTGCACGCCGCGCTGTGCATTGTGGGCCATCAGCAGCATTTACGTGTTGAGTCACCTCCTGGCTGTGCCACACCTCTGGGCCAACGTGTCCGAGTACGACCGGCAGCTGGGGAGGTGGACCTGTGTGTACAACGCGCAGGcacccatcctcttcatccacAGCCTGGTGGGCTTCCAGACGCTGCTCTCCTACATCCTGCCTTTCCCAATCATCATCACTCTGAACGGGCTCACGCTACACCACATCTCTGTATGCAACCGCATTTGGCCCGCCCAGGAGCCACCGGTCTCTCCGGCAACGGCCGCCAAACCTGGCCTCAGGGTGGCACCGATTCTGCGCTCGCGGAGAAGGAAGTCGGTGGTCCTGCTGGTGACTGTGTCCATGACGTTTCTGATGCTGTCGGTGGTGCGGGCCGTGACCCAAATCATCCTGCGCACGTCTAGCCCCGAGCTAAAGCGCCAGGACTACGGTCTCCCACTCAACGTGGCGGCCGACCTGGGCACCATGCTGTGCCTGAGCAACGCGGCGGTCAACATGTACCTGTATGCTGCCACGCAGACCAAGTTCAGACAGGAAGTCATCGCCTGTGCCAAACAGGGCCTCGCAGTGATGAAGAGCAGCCTGACCCCATCCACCATTGTAACTGCCAGGCCTCAGTGA